A DNA window from Terriglobia bacterium contains the following coding sequences:
- the eutM gene encoding ethanolamine utilization microcompartment protein EutM: protein MGEALGMIETRGLVAMIEASDAMVKAAKVTLVGWEKIGSGYVTAIVRGDVAAVKAATDAGAAAARRVGELIAVHVIPRPHASLEDVLPIGRVITAKAGA from the coding sequence ATGGGTGAAGCATTAGGAATGATTGAAACGCGCGGCCTGGTGGCGATGATCGAAGCCTCTGACGCCATGGTAAAGGCTGCCAAGGTCACGCTGGTGGGCTGGGAGAAGATCGGCTCCGGCTACGTCACCGCCATCGTGCGCGGCGACGTCGCTGCCGTCAAGGCCGCCACCGACGCCGGCGCCGCCGCCGCCCGCCGGGTCGGCGAACTGATTGCCGTGCACGTGATCCCGCGTCCGCATGCCAGCCTGGAAGACGTGCTACCCATCGGTCGCGTCATCACCGCCAAGGCCGGAGCATAG
- a CDS encoding EutN/CcmL family microcompartment protein gives MLLARVVGTVVATRKDDRLQGRKLLVCRPVAPDGTVDGGYVVAVDTVGAGVQETVLLVSGSSARMAGGKDSPVDSAVVGIVDEVRLESESDSSSNSKRTAAMAAKSRH, from the coding sequence ATGCTTCTCGCACGCGTAGTAGGCACCGTAGTCGCCACGCGCAAGGACGACCGCCTGCAGGGACGCAAGCTGCTAGTCTGCCGGCCGGTCGCGCCCGATGGCACCGTTGACGGCGGCTACGTGGTCGCCGTAGACACCGTCGGCGCCGGGGTTCAGGAAACGGTGCTGCTGGTCAGCGGCTCTTCGGCGCGGATGGCCGGCGGCAAGGATTCGCCGGTGGACAGCGCCGTGGTCGGCATCGTGGACGAGGTTCGCCTGGAAAGCGAATCGGACTCCTCGTCCAACAGCAAGCGCACCGCCGCCATGGCTGCCAAGTCGAGACACTAG
- a CDS encoding EutN/CcmL family microcompartment protein — MMLARVIGTVVCTVKYPTLEGRKLLLLQPVNKDGVPRGRTLVGIDAVGAGEGETVYWCRGREAALAFDHEVVSDASIVGIVDEITGRSDTPPASAASAAGPACTAVGPASSASPSTAAPAPNRREHPAPAHKRGRR, encoded by the coding sequence ATGATGTTAGCTAGAGTTATCGGCACCGTCGTTTGCACCGTCAAGTACCCAACGCTTGAGGGCCGTAAGCTCCTGCTGCTGCAACCGGTGAACAAGGACGGCGTGCCGCGCGGCAGAACCCTGGTCGGCATTGACGCCGTCGGCGCCGGCGAGGGGGAAACCGTGTACTGGTGCCGCGGCCGCGAAGCCGCCCTCGCCTTCGATCACGAGGTGGTCAGCGACGCCAGCATCGTTGGTATCGTGGATGAAATCACGGGCCGCTCCGATACTCCGCCGGCGTCTGCGGCCTCCGCGGCGGGTCCGGCCTGCACCGCCGTCGGTCCGGCTTCGAGCGCATCGCCTTCGACCGCAGCGCCGGCGCCCAATCGGCGCGAGCATCCTGCCCCCGCGCACAAGCGAGGCCGCCGATGA
- a CDS encoding EutN/CcmL family microcompartment protein — MIIGRVLGEVVATRKHRSHEGRKILLVQPLALDDSARGEPILALDTVDAGVGDRVLVVLEGYSAMTAAGRPNSPIDMSVIGVVDEVELQES; from the coding sequence ATGATCATCGGACGCGTGCTGGGCGAAGTTGTTGCCACCCGCAAGCATCGCTCTCACGAAGGCCGCAAGATCCTGCTGGTGCAACCGCTGGCGCTCGACGACTCCGCCCGTGGAGAGCCCATCCTCGCGCTTGACACAGTCGACGCCGGCGTCGGCGACCGCGTCCTGGTGGTGCTGGAGGGCTACAGTGCCATGACCGCCGCCGGCCGTCCCAACTCGCCCATTGACATGAGCGTCATCGGCGTCGTGGACGAGGTGGAACTACAGGAAAGTTAA
- a CDS encoding TonB-dependent receptor has product MRCLRFVLPLLLLVASGSASELKIRVTDPQSAVVAGARVTLYSPNSSTAVAVRTTNAEGTCAFSGLSASAYRVEVLAPGFAPATATASVMQEVEMTVKLSLPKAAETVVVSAERTPLPSADIGSDTSLLGPDALKSMQPVSAIDTLRFLPGAIISANGRRGGLSSLFVRGGDSRYNKVIVDGVAVNDPGGTFDFGVVPMYQVDRLEFVRGAESTLYGSDAMTSVIQTWTATGTTRVPELRFGAEGGTFQTARGYASLAGARGRFDYNLFGEQFNTQGQGINDQYSSSLQGANVGVQIAPRAALRMRTRHFTDRSGVQGFWNFNGQPLVPPDTDARARQNNFLASAQLTLAGPSRWQHRFSGFEYHHRRSVVDTFIDPGRVSPAFGNFDFPFSDFANLNRAGFDYQGDYEARSWARTTVGYHFEDENGWVGDLTLPPLGHGLRRNHAVFGQEVFRWNRVSVIAGARFEHNESFGNRGLPRIAVSVLALKGGEIFSGTRLRFAYGTGIKEPRLEESFGVGGFGIIPNPKLTAEENRSLEAGVQQSFVGGKYWLGATYFNNRFTNQIEFNFDPATFVSQYQNINRALAHGSEVEFRARPWSRVTIDASYTYTSTQILSAPLAFDRLLSAGAPLLRRPKHAGSLLAAYTSLRWGGDLGVTALGRRADSDFLGLLPPVTHSAGYARADFGVWHAISSRVTAYVNVENALNRHYEEAAGFPALRMNFRAGMRFRVGGE; this is encoded by the coding sequence ATGCGCTGTCTCCGTTTTGTACTTCCCCTGTTGCTGCTGGTCGCCAGCGGCTCTGCCTCCGAGCTGAAAATCAGGGTCACTGATCCGCAATCCGCGGTGGTCGCGGGTGCGCGGGTCACGCTCTACTCCCCAAACAGTTCGACTGCGGTCGCGGTGCGCACCACGAACGCCGAAGGAACGTGCGCATTCAGCGGTCTGAGCGCGAGCGCGTATCGCGTGGAGGTGCTCGCGCCCGGATTTGCGCCTGCCACGGCAACTGCTTCGGTCATGCAGGAAGTGGAAATGACGGTGAAGCTGTCGCTGCCGAAAGCGGCGGAAACCGTGGTGGTCAGCGCCGAACGGACGCCGCTGCCCAGTGCGGACATAGGTTCCGACACATCGTTACTCGGTCCCGACGCGCTGAAGTCCATGCAGCCGGTGAGCGCGATTGACACGCTGCGCTTTCTGCCCGGAGCGATCATCTCCGCCAACGGTCGCCGAGGAGGATTGTCATCGCTGTTCGTGCGCGGCGGCGACTCGCGCTACAACAAGGTGATTGTTGATGGCGTCGCGGTGAACGATCCCGGAGGAACGTTCGACTTCGGCGTCGTTCCCATGTATCAGGTGGACAGGCTGGAATTCGTGCGCGGCGCGGAAAGCACGCTGTACGGTTCCGACGCCATGACCAGCGTGATCCAGACCTGGACTGCGACGGGAACTACGCGCGTGCCGGAGTTGCGCTTCGGAGCCGAAGGCGGAACGTTTCAGACGGCACGCGGATACGCGTCGTTGGCAGGCGCGCGCGGACGCTTCGACTACAACCTGTTCGGCGAGCAGTTCAACACGCAGGGACAGGGAATCAACGACCAGTATTCGAGTTCGCTGCAAGGCGCGAATGTCGGCGTGCAGATCGCGCCGCGCGCGGCGTTGCGGATGCGCACGCGGCATTTCACCGACCGCAGTGGCGTGCAGGGTTTCTGGAACTTCAACGGCCAGCCGCTGGTGCCGCCCGACACTGACGCGCGCGCGCGGCAGAACAACTTCCTGGCAAGCGCGCAGTTGACGCTCGCCGGCCCATCGCGCTGGCAGCACCGCTTCAGCGGCTTCGAGTACCATCACCGGCGCTCGGTGGTGGACACCTTCATCGACCCGGGACGCGTTTCGCCGGCGTTCGGCAACTTCGATTTCCCGTTCTCCGATTTCGCCAATCTCAACCGCGCTGGCTTCGACTACCAGGGCGATTACGAGGCGCGAAGCTGGGCTCGGACCACGGTCGGCTATCACTTCGAGGACGAGAACGGCTGGGTCGGCGATCTGACCTTGCCGCCGCTCGGCCACGGCCTGCGGCGCAACCACGCGGTCTTCGGGCAGGAGGTCTTCCGCTGGAATCGCGTATCGGTGATTGCGGGCGCGCGCTTCGAGCACAACGAAAGCTTCGGCAATCGCGGCCTGCCGCGAATTGCGGTGAGCGTGCTGGCGCTGAAAGGCGGAGAGATTTTCTCCGGCACGCGGCTGCGCTTCGCCTACGGCACGGGAATCAAGGAGCCGCGGCTGGAGGAATCGTTCGGCGTCGGCGGATTTGGGATCATTCCCAATCCCAAGCTCACGGCCGAGGAGAACCGCTCGCTGGAGGCAGGCGTGCAGCAGAGCTTTGTCGGCGGCAAGTACTGGCTGGGCGCGACCTACTTCAACAACCGCTTCACCAACCAGATCGAATTCAACTTCGATCCGGCGACCTTCGTCAGCCAGTATCAGAACATCAACCGCGCGCTGGCGCACGGGTCGGAGGTGGAGTTTCGGGCGCGGCCATGGTCGCGGGTCACCATCGATGCTTCCTACACTTACACATCCACCCAGATTCTGAGCGCGCCGCTGGCGTTCGATCGGCTGTTGAGCGCAGGCGCTCCACTGCTGCGCCGTCCCAAGCACGCGGGATCGCTGCTGGCGGCGTACACGTCGCTCCGCTGGGGTGGCGACCTGGGCGTGACGGCGCTTGGACGTCGCGCCGATTCTGATTTCCTCGGGCTGCTGCCCCCGGTGACGCACTCGGCGGGATACGCGCGCGCAGACTTCGGTGTGTGGCACGCGATCAGCAGCCGCGTGACCGCGTATGTGAATGTCGAGAACGCGCTCAACCGGCACTACGAGGAAGCGGCGGGATTTCCGGCGTTGCGCATGAACTTTCGTGCGGGAATGAGGTTTCGCGTCGGTGGGGAGTGA
- a CDS encoding lysophospholipid acyltransferase family protein: protein MLSSATSPESATHFTFAQRLALAFVTAAGSLLVRLIGPTLRYTVSLEEGATEWMQPAIYVFWHRCVIPALYRYRGREIVVMTSSSFDGEYIARIIERFGFRAVRGSSTRGGMRALLGMHTEIEAGRSVAFTIDGPLGPRYVAKPGPVLLARNTRVPILAFHCAVERAWVLNSWDRFMIPQPFSRVMVRFSRALNVPPEADGAGLDAYHQEMQVALDRVRESAETAFAQNSAGV, encoded by the coding sequence ATGCTCTCTTCCGCCACGTCGCCGGAATCCGCAACGCACTTTACATTTGCGCAACGCCTCGCCCTCGCGTTCGTTACTGCCGCCGGCTCGCTCCTGGTACGACTCATTGGTCCTACGCTGCGCTACACCGTCTCCCTGGAGGAAGGCGCGACGGAGTGGATGCAACCCGCGATTTATGTTTTCTGGCACCGCTGCGTCATCCCCGCGCTCTATCGCTACCGGGGGCGCGAAATTGTCGTTATGACCAGCAGCAGCTTCGACGGCGAATACATCGCGCGCATCATCGAAAGATTCGGCTTCCGCGCGGTGCGCGGCTCCTCCACCCGCGGAGGCATGCGCGCCCTGCTCGGCATGCACACCGAGATCGAAGCCGGACGCTCCGTGGCCTTTACCATCGACGGCCCGCTGGGGCCGCGCTACGTCGCTAAGCCCGGGCCGGTGCTGCTGGCGCGCAACACCCGCGTGCCCATCCTCGCCTTCCACTGCGCCGTCGAGCGCGCCTGGGTGCTGAATTCCTGGGACCGCTTCATGATTCCCCAGCCGTTCTCCCGCGTCATGGTTCGTTTCAGCCGCGCGCTGAACGTGCCGCCGGAGGCCGACGGCGCCGGCCTCGACGCCTACCACCAGGAAATGCAGGTGGCCCTCGACAGGGTACGCGAGTCCGCCGAAACCGCTTTCGCACAGAACAGCGCAGGTGTGTAA
- a CDS encoding ABC transporter permease, with translation MRNTWLILRREYLERVRTKSFIVSTLLLPAVMIALMVLPSKLAMLKASGTKRLAVVCANTDFARAVQSQLEAKKRDSDQLDSSPRYQVEIVSTPDEAARAALKDRISAGTLDAYLWLSDDALASRKISYVARDTSDFIEVATLQSVLKTALFRQELRSRGVTAGDADKLMRGVDLDAVTIKGGQEKHAGGPLQFVSAIVLVMMLYVTLILYGVAVMRSVLEEKTSRVMEVVLSSATAKELMAGKILGVGAVGLTQIAVWVILGLAATTPGLLAARSQLAEINLSPAALPAFAVFFVLGFLLYSALYAALGAMVNSEQEAQQWQFLVIMPIIIPVMMMTYVIRQPNAPLSLWMSLVPFFAPILMYIRVVVQTPPLWQIGVCIALLLLTLWGVVALCSRIYRVGILMYGKKPTLPEIVKWVRYA, from the coding sequence ATGCGTAACACCTGGCTCATTCTCCGGCGCGAGTACCTGGAGCGCGTGCGCACCAAGTCGTTCATCGTCTCCACCCTGCTGCTCCCGGCGGTGATGATCGCCCTCATGGTCCTGCCCAGCAAGCTGGCGATGCTCAAGGCCTCGGGCACCAAGCGCCTCGCCGTCGTCTGTGCCAACACCGACTTCGCCCGCGCCGTCCAGTCGCAACTGGAAGCCAAGAAACGAGACAGCGACCAGCTCGATTCTTCTCCGCGCTACCAGGTCGAAATCGTCTCCACCCCCGATGAAGCGGCGCGCGCTGCGCTCAAGGACCGCATCAGCGCCGGCACCCTCGACGCCTATCTCTGGCTCAGCGACGACGCGCTCGCCTCGCGCAAGATTTCCTACGTCGCGCGCGACACCAGCGACTTCATTGAAGTCGCGACCTTGCAGAGCGTCCTCAAGACTGCGCTCTTCCGCCAGGAACTGCGCTCCCGCGGCGTTACCGCCGGAGACGCCGATAAGCTCATGCGCGGTGTGGACCTGGACGCGGTCACCATCAAGGGCGGGCAGGAAAAACACGCCGGTGGCCCACTGCAGTTCGTCAGCGCCATCGTGCTGGTCATGATGCTCTACGTGACGCTCATCCTCTACGGCGTCGCCGTGATGCGCTCGGTGCTGGAGGAGAAGACTTCGCGTGTCATGGAGGTCGTGCTTTCCTCGGCGACGGCAAAAGAACTGATGGCCGGAAAAATTCTCGGCGTTGGGGCAGTCGGCCTCACCCAGATCGCGGTGTGGGTGATCCTGGGCCTGGCCGCCACCACGCCGGGACTGCTCGCCGCCCGCAGCCAGCTTGCCGAGATCAATCTCTCGCCCGCCGCGCTGCCCGCCTTCGCCGTCTTCTTCGTCCTCGGCTTCCTGCTGTATAGCGCGCTCTACGCGGCGCTGGGCGCCATGGTCAACTCCGAGCAGGAGGCGCAGCAGTGGCAATTCCTGGTCATCATGCCGATCATCATTCCTGTCATGATGATGACCTACGTCATCCGCCAGCCCAACGCCCCGCTCTCCCTGTGGATGTCGCTCGTGCCCTTCTTCGCGCCCATCCTGATGTACATCCGCGTGGTGGTGCAGACGCCACCGCTGTGGCAGATCGGCGTGTGCATCGCGCTGCTGCTGCTGACGCTGTGGGGTGTGGTGGCACTGTGCTCTCGCATCTACCGCGTTGGCATCCTCATGTACGGCAAGAAGCCCACGCTGCCGGAAATCGTGAAGTGGGTACGCTACGCGTGA
- a CDS encoding ATP-binding cassette domain-containing protein — protein sequence MPNTVQLENVGKSYDHFVAVDALSLEIRAGSVYGLLGPNGAGKTSTIRMMIGITVPDSGAICLFGEPFSRAHLARVGYLPEERGLYKRMKLLEHLVFLAELKGVSAADAARKATWWCERFELGPWMGKKIEELSKGMQQKVQFIATLLHDPELLILDEPFAGLDPANAVALKDVLLEQKQAGKTILFSTHRMDQVERLCDSICLIDHGKAVLQGDLKQIKGTFGRHDVQLEYEGEDNFLGNAALVQSFNNYGNYVEVRLKPGADPQDLLRMAAARARVNKFELMEPSLEAIFLEVVGRRDA from the coding sequence ATGCCCAACACGGTTCAACTGGAAAACGTCGGCAAGTCCTATGACCACTTCGTGGCCGTGGACGCGCTCTCCCTCGAAATCCGCGCCGGCAGCGTCTATGGCCTGCTTGGTCCCAACGGCGCCGGCAAGACCAGCACGATCCGCATGATGATCGGCATCACCGTGCCTGACTCCGGCGCCATTTGCCTCTTCGGCGAACCGTTCAGCCGCGCCCACCTCGCGCGCGTCGGCTACCTGCCGGAAGAACGCGGGCTGTACAAGCGCATGAAGCTCCTCGAACACCTCGTCTTTCTTGCCGAGCTCAAGGGCGTGTCCGCGGCCGACGCGGCGCGCAAAGCCACTTGGTGGTGCGAGCGCTTCGAACTCGGCCCCTGGATGGGAAAAAAGATCGAAGAGCTCTCCAAGGGCATGCAGCAAAAGGTGCAGTTCATCGCCACCCTGCTGCACGATCCTGAACTGCTCATCCTGGACGAGCCTTTCGCCGGCCTCGATCCCGCCAACGCCGTCGCCCTCAAGGACGTGCTGCTGGAGCAGAAGCAGGCCGGCAAGACCATCCTCTTCTCCACCCACCGCATGGACCAGGTCGAGCGCCTGTGCGATTCCATCTGCCTGATTGACCACGGTAAGGCCGTGCTCCAGGGCGACCTCAAGCAGATCAAGGGGACATTTGGCCGCCACGACGTGCAACTGGAATACGAGGGCGAGGATAACTTTCTCGGCAACGCCGCGCTGGTGCAGTCCTTCAACAACTACGGCAACTACGTCGAAGTGCGTCTCAAGCCCGGCGCCGACCCGCAGGACCTGCTGCGCATGGCGGCCGCGCGCGCGCGGGTCAACAAGTTCGAACTGATGGAGCCCTCGCTGGAAGCAATCTTTCTGGAAGTCGTGGGGAGGCGCGATGCGTAA
- a CDS encoding PilZ domain-containing protein, producing the protein MENAAGVSPKQTSAVAALAGVDAVSAGVLHECFRQFGIDTVAIAAQDTPRLAHERFDACVLPLDDRAAQVLATVRQSPDNTHSVIYAICGSLPEAIRFSAYGINALFLYPVERDAALRVIRTTHLMVLHELRRYVRVPLVSGVMVETGTEKVSASTVEISSGGLCLHTQARLGVPQSVEVNMQLPGAGELSLSAVVCWMRREEELAGLRFEPGDPRRAQLRQWIEDYLGED; encoded by the coding sequence ATGGAAAATGCCGCGGGTGTCTCCCCGAAGCAGACCTCTGCCGTAGCCGCGCTGGCCGGCGTGGACGCCGTTTCCGCGGGTGTCCTTCACGAATGCTTCCGCCAGTTTGGTATCGACACCGTCGCCATCGCCGCCCAGGACACCCCCCGGTTGGCACACGAGCGCTTCGACGCCTGCGTGCTTCCCCTCGACGATCGCGCCGCGCAGGTGCTGGCCACCGTCCGCCAGTCGCCGGACAACACGCACTCAGTCATCTACGCCATCTGCGGCAGTTTGCCGGAAGCCATTCGCTTCTCCGCCTACGGGATCAATGCCCTCTTCCTGTACCCCGTGGAGCGCGACGCGGCCCTGCGCGTCATCCGCACCACCCACCTCATGGTGCTGCATGAACTGCGACGCTACGTGCGCGTCCCGCTCGTCTCCGGCGTGATGGTTGAGACCGGCACCGAGAAGGTTTCCGCCAGCACCGTCGAGATCAGCTCCGGCGGCTTGTGCCTGCACACCCAGGCCCGCCTCGGGGTGCCGCAGTCCGTGGAGGTGAACATGCAGCTTCCCGGCGCCGGCGAACTGTCGCTGAGCGCGGTGGTGTGCTGGATGCGCCGCGAGGAGGAACTCGCCGGCCTGCGCTTCGAGCCCGGCGACCCGCGCCGCGCCCAATTGCGCCAGTGGATTGAAGATTACCTCGGCGAGGATTGA
- a CDS encoding GNAT family N-acetyltransferase, whose product MEKRQRPTFVLCPPRPGEMGWVVSRHGALYAEEEGYNDQFEGVVAQVVADFLRCHDPAKERCWIAETNGAPVGSVMLVRKSPRVAKLRLLLVEPSARGLGIGSALIRECIAFARQAGYGKMTLWTHTNLRAARRLYQQAGFRLVSAQRNPSFGRKLVDETWELEL is encoded by the coding sequence ATGGAGAAGCGCCAACGTCCGACGTTTGTGCTGTGCCCGCCTCGTCCCGGCGAGATGGGGTGGGTTGTCTCTCGCCATGGCGCGCTGTACGCGGAAGAAGAGGGTTACAACGACCAGTTCGAGGGCGTGGTGGCGCAGGTGGTGGCGGATTTTCTACGCTGCCACGACCCGGCCAAAGAGCGCTGCTGGATTGCGGAGACGAACGGCGCGCCGGTGGGGTCGGTGATGTTGGTAAGGAAATCACCGCGCGTGGCCAAGCTGCGGTTGCTGCTGGTGGAGCCTTCGGCCAGGGGCTTGGGCATTGGGTCGGCGCTGATTCGGGAGTGCATTGCGTTCGCGCGCCAGGCGGGGTACGGGAAGATGACGTTGTGGACGCACACAAACCTGCGCGCGGCACGGCGACTCTACCAGCAGGCCGGATTCCGGCTGGTGTCGGCGCAGCGCAATCCCAGTTTCGGCAGGAAGCTGGTGGATGAGACTTGGGAGTTGGAGCTGTGA
- the fabF gene encoding beta-ketoacyl-ACP synthase II codes for MGRRVVVTGIGLLCGTGNTTEEVWRNLLAGKSGVEKIQQFDASQFASQIAGEVRNFDPLQFIEKKQVKKMGRFIHFAIAVSDEAIKSSGLQISQENANRVGVHIGSGIGGFDVIEREHRNLLEGGPRKISPFFIPGAIANLAAGHVSIRYNARGPNECTSTACTSSAHSIGDAFKIIARCDADVMIAGGAEAAITPMGVGGFAAMRALSTRNDDPEKASRPWDKGRDGFVIGEGAGILILEELEHARNRGARILAEIVGYGMSADANHITQPAPEGEGGYRVMVNALNDARIRPEQVGYINAHGTSTDMGDRLETLAIKRAFGDHAYKLAVSSTKSSTGHLLGGAGGLEAGITVLALRDQMLPPTINLEDPDEGCDLDYIPLHARQANFEFAVSNSFGFGGTNGCLVFRRWTD; via the coding sequence TTGGGGCGCAGGGTCGTAGTCACCGGCATCGGTCTTCTCTGCGGGACCGGCAACACCACCGAGGAAGTCTGGCGCAACCTGCTGGCCGGCAAGAGCGGCGTGGAGAAAATCCAGCAGTTCGACGCCTCGCAGTTTGCCTCCCAGATTGCCGGCGAAGTCCGCAACTTCGACCCGCTGCAGTTCATCGAGAAAAAACAAGTCAAGAAAATGGGGCGCTTCATCCACTTCGCCATCGCCGTGTCGGATGAGGCCATCAAGAGCTCGGGCTTGCAGATCTCGCAGGAAAACGCGAACCGCGTCGGCGTCCACATCGGCAGCGGCATCGGCGGATTCGACGTCATCGAGCGCGAACACAGGAACCTGCTCGAGGGCGGCCCGCGCAAGATCTCGCCCTTCTTCATTCCGGGCGCCATCGCCAACCTCGCTGCGGGACACGTCAGCATCCGCTACAACGCCAGGGGGCCGAACGAGTGCACCTCCACCGCCTGCACTTCCAGCGCGCACTCCATCGGCGACGCCTTCAAGATCATCGCCCGCTGCGACGCCGACGTCATGATTGCGGGCGGCGCCGAGGCTGCTATTACTCCCATGGGCGTCGGCGGCTTTGCTGCCATGCGCGCCCTCTCCACCCGCAATGACGATCCGGAAAAGGCCAGCCGTCCCTGGGACAAGGGACGCGACGGCTTCGTCATCGGAGAAGGCGCCGGCATCCTGATCCTGGAAGAGCTGGAGCACGCCCGCAATCGCGGCGCGAGGATTCTGGCGGAAATTGTCGGCTATGGCATGAGCGCCGACGCCAACCACATCACCCAGCCGGCGCCCGAGGGCGAGGGCGGCTATCGCGTAATGGTGAACGCGCTCAACGACGCCAGGATCCGTCCCGAGCAGGTCGGCTACATCAACGCCCACGGCACTTCCACCGACATGGGCGACCGCCTCGAAACCCTGGCCATCAAGCGTGCCTTCGGCGACCACGCCTACAAGCTCGCCGTCAGCTCCACCAAGTCGAGCACCGGCCATCTTCTGGGCGGGGCCGGCGGACTGGAAGCCGGCATCACGGTGCTCGCCCTGCGCGATCAGATGCTCCCGCCGACCATCAATCTGGAAGATCCCGACGAGGGTTGCGACCTCGACTACATCCCGCTGCACGCGCGCCAGGCCAATTTCGAATTCGCCGTCTCGAATTCCTTCGGCTTCGGCGGCACCAACGGCTGCCTCGTCTTCCGCCGCTGGACCGATTAG
- the acpP gene encoding acyl carrier protein, whose amino-acid sequence MAQVEEKVKQIIVEQLGVDEAEVTSNASFVDDLGADSLDTVELVMAFEEAFDIEIPDEDAEKIRTVQDAVDYIGKNAKVSKQ is encoded by the coding sequence ATGGCGCAGGTAGAAGAGAAGGTCAAACAGATCATTGTGGAACAGCTCGGTGTGGACGAGGCCGAAGTCACCTCCAACGCTTCCTTCGTGGACGACCTCGGCGCCGATTCGCTCGACACCGTAGAGCTGGTAATGGCGTTTGAAGAGGCGTTCGACATCGAGATCCCTGACGAGGACGCGGAAAAGATCCGCACCGTGCAGGACGCCGTGGACTACATCGGCAAGAACGCCAAGGTCAGCAAGCAGTAG